GAGGCATCACCGAGATGTCCGGCGCCCCGGAGAGCGCTCGTCACATCACCGACTCCCTTGACGCCGTGGGCAACACCACCAAGGCGCTCACCAAGGGCTACGCCATCGGCTCGGCCGCGCTGGCGGCCTTCCTGCTGTTCAGCGCCTACCTCGACAAGGTGGAACTCATCCGGCGTGTACTCGGGCGACCGGCGGCCGAGGTGGCGGCCTCGCACACCGTCGACCTGGGGAAAACCACCGTGTTCGTCGGTGCCATGATTGGCACGATGCTGGTCTTCCTCTTCAGCTCGCTGGCCCTGCGCGCCGTCAGCAAAACCGCAGAAGGCATCATCGAAGAAGTACGGCGCCAGTTCCGCGAGATCCCCGGCCTTCTGCAGGGGCAGGGGCGCGCCGACTACGCCCGCGCCGTGGACATCACCACGCGTGGGGCCTTGCGCGCCATGATCGCACCGGGCGTGCTGGCGGTGAGCGTGCCGATCATCGCCGGCGTGCTGCTCGGGGCCGAGGCGGAAGCCGCCCTGCTGATGGTCGGCACCATCAGCGGCATCGTGCTCGCCAGTGTGATGAACAACGGTGGTGGCGCGTGGGACAACGCCAAGAAGTACATCGAGGCGCACGGGGTGCGCAACGACCAGGGACAACTCGAAAGCAAGGGCAGCGAGGCGCACAAGGCAGCGGTCGTCGGCGACACGGTCGGTGATCCGTTCAAGGACACCGCTGGCCCATCACTGCACGTACTGATCAAGTTGCTCTCCACGATCACACTGGTCCTTGCCGCTCTCTTCATCTGAGCGCTACCGGAGCAGTCTCGAGGACGTATCATTGCGATTCATGGCAACAGCCTGCGGGCGCTGGGCCGGTGGCCGGGGCAAACCTGGAAAGGCCCAGCTGGCGCCCGGCTGGCCTTGTGGAACAAACCAAACACGGG
This genomic stretch from Terriglobales bacterium harbors:
- a CDS encoding sodium/proton-translocating pyrophosphatase, with translation GITEMSGAPESARHITDSLDAVGNTTKALTKGYAIGSAALAAFLLFSAYLDKVELIRRVLGRPAAEVAASHTVDLGKTTVFVGAMIGTMLVFLFSSLALRAVSKTAEGIIEEVRRQFREIPGLLQGQGRADYARAVDITTRGALRAMIAPGVLAVSVPIIAGVLLGAEAEAALLMVGTISGIVLASVMNNGGGAWDNAKKYIEAHGVRNDQGQLESKGSEAHKAAVVGDTVGDPFKDTAGPSLHVLIKLLSTITLVLAALFI